Genomic DNA from Comamonas antarctica:
AACGGCACGCAGGTCTCCACGGCGCTGGCGCTGGCCGGGCTGCTGGGCGCCGAGCGGCTGCTGGCGGCGGCGCTGGTCGCGGGCGCGCTGTCGCTCGAAGCCATGCGCGGCTCGGTCAATCCCTTCGATGCGCGCATCCATGCCGCGCGCGGCCAGCCCGGGCAGATCGCCGTGGCCGCGGCGCTGCGCGCGCTGCTCGAAGGCAGCGCCATCGCCGGCTCGCACCCGCACTGCGGCCGCGTGCAGGACCCGTACTCGCTGCGCTGCATGCCGCAGGTCATGGGCGCCTGCCTCGACAACCTGCGGCATGCGGCGCAGGTGCTGGTCACCGAGGCCAACGCGGCGTCGGACAACCCGCTGGTGTTCGACGGCGGCGACGTGGTCTCGGGCGGCAACTTCCACGCCGAACCCGTGGCCTTCGCCGCCGACATCCTGGCGCTGGCCATTGCCGAGATCGGCGCCATGTCCGAGCGCCGCACCGCGCTGCTGCTCGACACCCATCTGTCGGGCCTGCCGGCCTTTCTGGTGCGCGACAGCGGCCTGCACTCGGGCTTCATGATCGCCCAGGTCACGGCCGCGGCGCTGGCGTCGGAGAACAAATCGCTGGCCCACCCGGCCAGCGTCGACAGCCTGCCGACCTCGGCCAACCAGGAGGACCATGTGTCGATGGCCACCTTTGGCGCGCGCCGCCTGGGCGCCATGCTCGACAACACCGCCGTGGTGGTCGGCATCGAAGCCGCGGCCGCGGCCCAGGGCATGGAGTTCGACCGCAGCCTGAAGTCCTCGCCGCTGCTCGAGCAGCAGTTCGCGGCCGTGCGCGCGCGCGTCGCCTTTCTCGAGCGCGACCGCTGCCTGGCGCCCGATATCGAGGCCATGCGCGAGTGGGCGCAGCGCAGCGACTGGCCTGCGGCGCTCGCCCAATGCCTGCCCAGCCATGCATCCGCAATGAAAGGATCCGCCCCATGAAAGAGCTTGCAGGCTTGCCTGCCGCCGGCCACCGGCACGACCCTGCGCGCGTGGTGCGCGCGCCGCGCGGCGCACCGCTGAGCTGCCGCAACTGGCAGATCGAAGCCGCCTACCGCCTGCTGCAGAACAACCTCGACGCCCAGGTTGCCGAGCGCCCCGAAGACCTGGTGGTCTACGGCGGCATCGGCCGCGCCGCGCGCAACTGGGAGTGCTATGACCAGATCCTGGCCTCGCTGCGCAGGCTCGAAGCCGACCAGACGCTGCTGGTGCAGTCGGGCAAGCCGGTGGGCGTGTTCCGCACGCACCAGAACGCGCCGCGCGTGCTGCTGGCCAACTCCAATCTGGTGCCGCGCTGGGCGACGTGGGAACACTTCCACGCGCTGGACCGCAAGGGCTTGATGATGTTCGGCCAGATGACGGCCGGCAGCTGGATCTACATCGGCGCGCAGGGCATCGTGCAGGGCACCTTCGAGACCTTTGCCGAAGCCGGCCGACAGCATTACGGCGGCGATCTCACCGGCCGCTGGATCCTCACCGCGGGCCTGGGCGGCATGGGCGGCGCGCAGCCGCTGGCCGGCGTGCTCGCCGGCGCCTGCGTGCTGGCCGTCGAATGCCAGCAAAGCCGCATCGACATGCGCCTGCGCACGCGCTACGTGGACCAGCAGGCACGCGATCTCGACCATGCGCTGGCGCTGGTCGCGCAGCGCACCGCGCAGGGCAAGGCCGCCTCGGTGGCGCTGTGCGGCAATGCCGCCGAGATCTACCCCGAACTGGTGCGCCGCGCCCGGGCCGGCGGCATCCGCCCAGATCTCGTCACCGACCAGACCTCGGCGCACGACCTGGTGCACGGCTACCTGCCCGCGGGCTGGAACGTGGCGCAGTGGCGCGCCGCGGCCGACGACCCGGCCGAGCACGCGCGCCTCGTGGACGCGGCCGCGCACAGCTGTGCCGCGCAGGTGCGCGCGATGCTCGACTTCCACGCGATGGGCATTCCCACCGTCGACTACGGCAACAACCTCCGCCAGGTGGCGCGCGATGCCGGCGTGCAAAACGCGTTTGACTTTCCCGGCTTCGTGCCGGCCTACATCCGGCCGCTGTTCTGCGCGGGCAAGGGGCCGTTTCGCTGGGTCGCGCTGTCGGGCGATCCCGAGGACATCTACCGCACCGACGCGCGCATCAAGCAGCTGTTTCCCGAAGACCTGCACACCCACCGCTGGCTCGACATGGCGCGCGAACGCATTGCCTTCCAGGGCCTGCCGGCGCGCATCTGCTGGCTTGGCCTGGGCGAGCGCCACCGCGCGGCGCTGGCCTTCAATGCGATGGTGCAAAGCGGCGCGCTCAGGGCGCCCATCGCCATAGGCCGCGACCACCTCGACGGCGGCTCGGTGGCCAGCCCGAACCGCGAAACCGAAGCCATGCTCGATGGCAGCGATGCCGTCTCGGACTGGCCGCTGCTCAATGCGCTGCTCAACACCGCCAGCGGCGCCACCTGGGTCAGCCTGCACCACGGCGGCGGCGTGGGCATGGGCTACTCCCAGCACGCGGGCATGGTGGCCGTGGCCGACGGCACGCCCGAGGCCGCACAGCGCCTGGAACGCGTGCTCTGGAACGACCCGGCCAGCGCCGTCATGCGCCATGCCGATGCCGGCTATCCCGAAGCCCAGGCCTGTGCCCGCCGCCATGGGCTGGACCTGCCCATGCAGCGCTGAGGCCATGCAGCATTCCCCTGCCCTCGCCGCGCTGCCCTCGGCCGACGGTTGCTGGCAGCCGGTCGCGCTCGCGCCCTGGCTGTGCGCGCCCGATGTGCCCGTGGGCGCCGGCGAACCCGCCTGCATTGCGGTCGAGCACGGCCGCATTGCCTGGGTCGGCCCGCGGGCCGCCCTGCCGACAGCGTTCGCCCATCTGCCGCGGCAGCGCGGCGAGGGCCGGCTGGCCACGCCGGGCCTGGTCGATTGCCACACCCACCTGGTCTATGGCGGCGAGCGCTCCCATGAATTCGCGCTGCGGCTGGCCGGCGCGAGCTACGAGGAGATCGCGCGCGCGGGCGGCGGCATCCTGGCCACGGTCAGCGCGACGCGCGCTGCCAGCGAGGACGAATTGCTGGCGCAGGCGCTGCCGCGGCTGCAGCAACTGCTGGCCGAGGGCGTGTGCGCCATCGAGATCAAGTCGGGCTATGGCCTGGATCTCGCGCACGAACGAAGGCAGCTGCGCGTCGCCCGGCAGCTGGGTGCGCACTGCGGCGTGACGGTGCGCACCAGCTTTCTCGGCGCCCACGCGCTGCCACCCGAGTACGCGGGCCGCAGCCAGGCGTACATCGATCGGGTCTGCAACGAGATGCTGCCGGCGCTGGCCGCCGAAGGCCTGGTCGACGCGGTCGATGCGTATTGCGAGCGCATCGCGTTCTCGCTTGCCGAAACCGAGCAGGTGTTCCTCGCGGCGCGGCACCTCGGCCTGCCGGTCAAGCTGCATGCCGAGCAGTTGTCCAACATGGAGGGCGCGGCGCTGGCGGCGCGCCATGGCGCGCTGTCTTGCGACCACATCAAGCATCTGTTCACGCAGGGCATTGCCGCCATGCGTGCCGCGGGCACGGTGGCGGTGCTGCTGCCGGGCGCGTTCCACACGCTGCGCGACACGCAGCGCCCGCCGATCGCGGCGCTGCGCGCGGCCGGCGTGCCCATGGCCGTGGCCACCGACCACAATCCCGGCACCTCGCCCTGCCTGAGCCTGCTGCTGATGGCGAACATGGCATGCACCTTGTTTGGCTTGACGGTGCCCGAAGCGCTGGCCGGCATCACGCGCCATGCGGCGCGCGCGCTGGGCCTGCAGCACACGCATGGGTTGCTGGCCGCGGGCCGGCCCGCGGACTTCGTGCTCTGGCCGGTGCAGCATGCGGCCGAACTGCCCTACTGGCTGGGCCACAAGCCGTCCTGCGGCATCGTGCGCCAGGGGCGCATTGCCGCATGAATGCCGCGGCGGCGCCGGTGCGCGCGCTGTGGGCCGAGGACGCGCTGCTGCCCGAGGGCTGGGCGCGCGCTGTGCTGCTGCAGTGGGATGCGGCCGGGCAGCTGACGCAGGTCGGCCGCGGCCTGCCCGCGCCCCCGGGGGTGGCGCGCGCGGCCGGGCCGCTGCTGCCCGGCATGCCCAACCTGCACTCGCATGCGTTCCAGCGCGCATTGGCGGGCCTGGCCGAATTCCGCGGTGCGCAGGCGGACAGCTTCTGGAGCTGGCGCGAGCGCATGTATGCGTTTGCCACCCGCATCACGCCCGAGGCGCTCGAAGCGATTGCCACCTGGCTCTATCTCGAGATGCTCGAGGCCGGCTACACCTCGGTGTGCGAGTTCCACTACCTGCACCACGGCATCGGCGGCAAACCCTATGCCGACGACGCCACGCTGAGCCTGGCGCTGCTGCGGACCGCCGCCCGCGTGGGCATAGGCATCACGCTGCTGCCCGTGCTCTATCAGACCGGCAATTTCGGCGCGCCGCCCCTGCCCGAACAGGCGCGTTTCCTGCGCAGCACCGACGACCTGCTGGCCCTGCTGCAGCGGCTCGCTCCCATCGCCCGGGCCCAGGGCGCGGCGCTGGGCCTGGCGCCGCACTCGCTGCGCGCCGTGCCGCGCGAAAGTCTGCGCGCGGGCGTCGCGGGGCTGCATGCCCTGCTGCCGCACGCGCCGGTGCATATCCACATCGCCGAGCAGGTTCGCGAGGTGCGCGATTGCCTCGCCTGGAGCGGCCAGACACCGGTGCAATGGCTGCTGGACCACGCGCCCGTCGATGCGCGCTGGTGCCTGGTGCATGCGACCCACATGACACCCGGGGAATCTGCGGGCGCGGCGCGCAGCGGCGCGGTGGCGGGGCTGTGCCCCAGCACCGAGGCCAATCTGGGCGACGGCATCTTCGATCTGCCGCAATGGCGCGCGCACGGCGGCCGCTGGGGCATTGGCTCGGACAGCCAGGTCTGCGTCAATGCCGCCGAGGAACTGATGCTGCTCGAATACAGCCAGCGCCTGCAACGCGGCGAACGCAATGTGCTGGGCACCGACGCGCAACCACAGGTCGCCACCGCGATGCTGCTGCAGGCCGTGGCCGGCGGCGCCCGGGCCTGCGGCCGGCCGGTGGCCGGTCTGTGTGCCGGCCAGCAGGCGGATTTCGTGGTGCTCGATGCGCGCCATGTCGCGCTGTGCGGATTGCCCGCCGAAAGCGCGTTGGCCGGCCATGTGTTTGCGAGCCAGCGCAGCTCGGCCGTGCACGCGGTGTGGGTGGCCGGCAAGCCGCGCGTGCAATCCGGCGGCCACGCGCTGCGCGCCGGCGCGCAGGCGGCGTTCGTGCACGCGCGCCGCGAGCTGCTCGGGGGCGCGGCTCAATAGTCGTAGCGCACGCCCAGGTTCACGCTGCGCGGCGCACCCCAGGTGTAGAACAGGCCCGCGGCGCTGAAGTTGGTCATGCCGGCCAGGTATTTCCTGTCGGTCGCGTTGTTGACGTTGATGCTGAACGACAGATTGCGGTCGACCTGGTAGCGCGCCATCAGATCGAGCAGCGCATAGCCCTCCTGCGCCAGCGTGGCCGCCGCATTGCTGACCGAGGTCTTGCCCTGCCAGCGCGTGGCCGCGCCCACCGTCAGGCCCGACAGCGCGCCTTGCTGGAAGCGGTAGGTCGTGCCCAGCTTCAGCTGGTATTCGGGATAGGCGGTGGCGCCGTTCAGCGAGCTGTTTTGCTGCACCACGCTGCCCTGCGCCTGCCAGCCGCGCGCCAGTTCGCCCGACATTTCCAGCTCCCAGCCATGCCGCGTGGCCGAGGACACGGCGCGGTAGGCGGTGTCGCCACCCGGCGTCAGGCCGCCGGTTTCCTCGCCGGTGTTGCGCGTCTTCATCCAGTACAGCGCCAGGCTTGCATTGAGACGCCTGTCGAGAAACTCGCCCTTGGCGCCGAGCTCGAAGGTATTGCCTTTTTCCGGCGGCAGCGCCGTGCCCTGCTCGGTCTGGCTGGTCTGCGGCTGGAAGATATTGGCATAGCTGCCATACAGCGAGACATTCCGGTTCAGTTCATAGACCAGCCCGGCATAGGGCGTGAGCACGCCGCTTTCCTTCATGTCGGAGTTCCACCAGTAGGGCGTGGTGTCGAGCTCCTCGAACGTGGTCACGCGCAGCCCGGCAATGAGCTGCAGCGGATCGCCGAGCTGGAAGCGGCCCGCCGCATAGACATAGCGCTGCTTCTGGTTGAAGCTGTTGTCGCCCCAGTTGAGATTGCCGTAGTCGGGCTCGCGCAAGGCCGCGCCGCCCTGGGCGAAGCGCACGCCCAGGTCGGCCAGCGGCACCAGCGACAGCGGGTTGAGCGGCAGCTTGGCGGAACCGCTGAAGCGCGAGATGCCCGCTCCCGCCAGCAGCTCATGGGTGCGGCCCCACAGCGTGAACGGGCCATGGACGTCCAGGTTCACGCTCCAGTTGTCGTTGTTCATGTCGGCCCAGCGGCCAAAGCTGGCGCGGTCCTGGTCGTAGAAATAGCCGGCCTTCATGTCGTCCATGGTGGCGCGCTGGTGCGAGAACTTGAGCTCGGCCTTCCAGTCGTGGGCCAGGCGCTGCTCCAGGCTGCCGAACAGATTGAGCGTTTCCTGCTCGTAGCCGCCCCAGGGCGCACCGGCGTTGAACGAGCGCGGCATCCAGGGCACTTCGGCGCCTGCACGGGTGTAGCGCTGGATCGGCTGGGTGGTGCCGATGCCGCTGGCCTCGCGCTGCCGGTACGTCATGCCGACATTGAGCTGGGTGTCGGGCGACAGATCGGCCTCGAGCGCGCCAAACAGCATCTGGCTGTTGCTTTTCTCGTAGTCGCGAAAGCTCCCCGCATCCATGGCCGATGCCACCAGGCGGCCGCGCAGCGTGCCGGCCTCGTTGAGCGGGCCGCTGATGTCGGCCTGGGCGCGGTACGTATCCCAGCTGCCGGCACTGGCGCGCGCGCTGGCCTGGAACTCGCGCGTCGGCCGCTTGCGGATCATGTTGACGGTCGCGCCGTAGTTGCCCTTGCCGACCACCAGGCCGGACGAGCCCTTGAGCACCTCGATGCGGTCGATCTCCGCCATGTCGTCAAGCGAGAACAGCGTGCTGGTGAGGTAGTACCAGCCGCTGCTGACCTGCGCCATGCCGTCGGTCTGCAGGTTGACGCTGGTGCCGCGCGCCTGGAAATCGGTGGCATTGCCCTGGCGGTACACGGCGATGCCCGGCGTCTGCTCCATCACGTCGGCCAGCGTCTCGAGCTTGAAGTCATCCATGCGCTGGCGCGTCATCACGCTCACCGACTGCGGCGTCTCGCGCAGCGTGAGGCTCAGGCCGGTGGCGGTGCGCGTCGGGCCGGTCTGGGTATAGCTGCCCGTGCCCTCGGTCGTGCCGTCGCGGTTGGCCTGGGCGGTCACGGTGACGGTGCCCAGCGCCGCGGTTTCACCGGCGGCGGGCGCGGCCTTGATGATGAAGCCGCGGCCTTCGGGCACGGCGATGAGGCCCGTGCCCGCGAGCAGTTGGTCGAGCGCCTGGCGCGTCGTGACGCCGGCGCTGAAGGTGCGCGCGGTCTTGCCGGCCACCAGCGCCGGCGCGAAGCCGATGGGCGTGCCCGTGGCCGCGGACAGTTCGCCAAGCGCCGCGCCCAGCGGCTGCGACGAGGCGGTGGGGACGCCGGCGGCAGGCGTTCCGACGCCCGGCGTTCCGACGCCCGGCGCCCCGGCGTTGCCGCTGGCAGCGGGCTGGGCCGCAGCCAGCAAGGGAGTGGCCAGCGCAAGCGCTGCGGCAAGGGCAATCGGGGCGGGAGGAAAAAGAGGCTGCATGGCGCGCATGGAGAAAACTTCCGGCAGGTAATCAATGAAAATACGAATCACTACCGATAAAGACGCACCAGCGCCCGGGAACTGCACCCCGCGGGCAAAACTTTTTTCAGAGCGTCAAGGCGCGCGGGCGATCTCGCTGCTGCCGTCCGCGCCCGGCACCAGCCGCAGCGGCAGGATCTGCGTGACCATGCGCGCGAACTCCGCGGGATGGTCGACGGGGTAGCTGCCGCCCAGCGTCATGGCCGCGACCGCGGGATCGCGGATCACCAGCCCCGTCGGCCCGTAGCGCTCGAGCTCCCGCAGCGCATCGCCCAGCGGCGTGTCCTCGAAGCGCACCAGGCCCTTGCGCCACAGCCCGATGCTGCTGGGCGCCACCGCGGTGACCGCTCCGACCGCGCCGTCGCGCGCCACGCTCAGGCCCTGGCCCGCATGCAGGTCGGCGGCATCGCCGGCGTTCTCCTGCACACCCGAGACACGCACATGCCCTTCCTCGACCGCGATCCTGACCGCGCCCGCATCCATGCCGGTGCTGCGGTAGCGCACTGAAAAGCGCGTGCCCACCACGCGGATATGCGCCGGGCCAGCCAGCACATCGAAGGGCTTGGCGCGGTCGGGCGCCACGGCAAACAGGATCTGGCCCTGCGCCAGGCGCACTTCGCGCCGGTCGCGGTACAGCGTGACCTGCGCCTGCGTGTCGGCATCCATGGCCAGTTGCGTGCCGTCAGGCAGGGTGACGGTCTTGCGCTGCGCCTGGCCCGCGGCGTACGCGCTGCTGAAGGTCGGTTGCTGCCACTGCTGCCAGCCCACCCCCAGCGCCAGCACTGCCGCGCAGGCCGCGGCCAGCAACGCCGGGCGCGGCAGAGCCAGGTTCCAGGCGGGCCAGCGGCGTCGCGG
This window encodes:
- a CDS encoding FecR family protein; amino-acid sequence: MSRFPQPPSSAAPLDEAAEARALADFFAGQDPADVAAADWHTRAEQGLGTAEQHALMQWLAADPAHAAAWRRLEQVGAEMAALRALPAARTARARAGAAGADAAPRDRAKPRRRWPAWNLALPRPALLAAACAAVLALGVGWQQWQQPTFSSAYAAGQAQRKTVTLPDGTQLAMDADTQAQVTLYRDRREVRLAQGQILFAVAPDRAKPFDVLAGPAHIRVVGTRFSVRYRSTGMDAGAVRIAVEEGHVRVSGVQENAGDAADLHAGQGLSVARDGAVGAVTAVAPSSIGLWRKGLVRFEDTPLGDALRELERYGPTGLVIRDPAVAAMTLGGSYPVDHPAEFARMVTQILPLRLVPGADGSSEIARAP
- the hutH gene encoding histidine ammonia-lyase — encoded protein: MACSNPPPSRLALHPGQVDLGLLRRVHAGGVQLQLDPASLGAMQASQAVVQRIVDEDQVVYGINTGFGKLASTRIARDRLGALQRNLVLSHSAGTGALLDDGVVRLVLATKAVSLARGHSGVDPAIAQALLDLANAGVLPAIPAQGSVGASGDLAPLAHLACVLIGEGQARAGGRLMGGREAMQAIGRKPFVLGPKEGLALLNGTQVSTALALAGLLGAERLLAAALVAGALSLEAMRGSVNPFDARIHAARGQPGQIAVAAALRALLEGSAIAGSHPHCGRVQDPYSLRCMPQVMGACLDNLRHAAQVLVTEANAASDNPLVFDGGDVVSGGNFHAEPVAFAADILALAIAEIGAMSERRTALLLDTHLSGLPAFLVRDSGLHSGFMIAQVTAAALASENKSLAHPASVDSLPTSANQEDHVSMATFGARRLGAMLDNTAVVVGIEAAAAAQGMEFDRSLKSSPLLEQQFAAVRARVAFLERDRCLAPDIEAMREWAQRSDWPAALAQCLPSHASAMKGSAP
- the hutI gene encoding imidazolonepropionase, which encodes MQHSPALAALPSADGCWQPVALAPWLCAPDVPVGAGEPACIAVEHGRIAWVGPRAALPTAFAHLPRQRGEGRLATPGLVDCHTHLVYGGERSHEFALRLAGASYEEIARAGGGILATVSATRAASEDELLAQALPRLQQLLAEGVCAIEIKSGYGLDLAHERRQLRVARQLGAHCGVTVRTSFLGAHALPPEYAGRSQAYIDRVCNEMLPALAAEGLVDAVDAYCERIAFSLAETEQVFLAARHLGLPVKLHAEQLSNMEGAALAARHGALSCDHIKHLFTQGIAAMRAAGTVAVLLPGAFHTLRDTQRPPIAALRAAGVPMAVATDHNPGTSPCLSLLLMANMACTLFGLTVPEALAGITRHAARALGLQHTHGLLAAGRPADFVLWPVQHAAELPYWLGHKPSCGIVRQGRIAA
- a CDS encoding formimidoylglutamate deiminase, yielding MNAAAAPVRALWAEDALLPEGWARAVLLQWDAAGQLTQVGRGLPAPPGVARAAGPLLPGMPNLHSHAFQRALAGLAEFRGAQADSFWSWRERMYAFATRITPEALEAIATWLYLEMLEAGYTSVCEFHYLHHGIGGKPYADDATLSLALLRTAARVGIGITLLPVLYQTGNFGAPPLPEQARFLRSTDDLLALLQRLAPIARAQGAALGLAPHSLRAVPRESLRAGVAGLHALLPHAPVHIHIAEQVREVRDCLAWSGQTPVQWLLDHAPVDARWCLVHATHMTPGESAGAARSGAVAGLCPSTEANLGDGIFDLPQWRAHGGRWGIGSDSQVCVNAAEELMLLEYSQRLQRGERNVLGTDAQPQVATAMLLQAVAGGARACGRPVAGLCAGQQADFVVLDARHVALCGLPAESALAGHVFASQRSSAVHAVWVAGKPRVQSGGHALRAGAQAAFVHARRELLGGAAQ
- the hutU gene encoding urocanate hydratase, with translation MKELAGLPAAGHRHDPARVVRAPRGAPLSCRNWQIEAAYRLLQNNLDAQVAERPEDLVVYGGIGRAARNWECYDQILASLRRLEADQTLLVQSGKPVGVFRTHQNAPRVLLANSNLVPRWATWEHFHALDRKGLMMFGQMTAGSWIYIGAQGIVQGTFETFAEAGRQHYGGDLTGRWILTAGLGGMGGAQPLAGVLAGACVLAVECQQSRIDMRLRTRYVDQQARDLDHALALVAQRTAQGKAASVALCGNAAEIYPELVRRARAGGIRPDLVTDQTSAHDLVHGYLPAGWNVAQWRAAADDPAEHARLVDAAAHSCAAQVRAMLDFHAMGIPTVDYGNNLRQVARDAGVQNAFDFPGFVPAYIRPLFCAGKGPFRWVALSGDPEDIYRTDARIKQLFPEDLHTHRWLDMARERIAFQGLPARICWLGLGERHRAALAFNAMVQSGALRAPIAIGRDHLDGGSVASPNRETEAMLDGSDAVSDWPLLNALLNTASGATWVSLHHGGGVGMGYSQHAGMVAVADGTPEAAQRLERVLWNDPASAVMRHADAGYPEAQACARRHGLDLPMQR
- a CDS encoding TonB-dependent siderophore receptor, producing MRAMQPLFPPAPIALAAALALATPLLAAAQPAASGNAGAPGVGTPGVGTPAAGVPTASSQPLGAALGELSAATGTPIGFAPALVAGKTARTFSAGVTTRQALDQLLAGTGLIAVPEGRGFIIKAAPAAGETAALGTVTVTAQANRDGTTEGTGSYTQTGPTRTATGLSLTLRETPQSVSVMTRQRMDDFKLETLADVMEQTPGIAVYRQGNATDFQARGTSVNLQTDGMAQVSSGWYYLTSTLFSLDDMAEIDRIEVLKGSSGLVVGKGNYGATVNMIRKRPTREFQASARASAGSWDTYRAQADISGPLNEAGTLRGRLVASAMDAGSFRDYEKSNSQMLFGALEADLSPDTQLNVGMTYRQREASGIGTTQPIQRYTRAGAEVPWMPRSFNAGAPWGGYEQETLNLFGSLEQRLAHDWKAELKFSHQRATMDDMKAGYFYDQDRASFGRWADMNNDNWSVNLDVHGPFTLWGRTHELLAGAGISRFSGSAKLPLNPLSLVPLADLGVRFAQGGAALREPDYGNLNWGDNSFNQKQRYVYAAGRFQLGDPLQLIAGLRVTTFEELDTTPYWWNSDMKESGVLTPYAGLVYELNRNVSLYGSYANIFQPQTSQTEQGTALPPEKGNTFELGAKGEFLDRRLNASLALYWMKTRNTGEETGGLTPGGDTAYRAVSSATRHGWELEMSGELARGWQAQGSVVQQNSSLNGATAYPEYQLKLGTTYRFQQGALSGLTVGAATRWQGKTSVSNAAATLAQEGYALLDLMARYQVDRNLSFSINVNNATDRKYLAGMTNFSAAGLFYTWGAPRSVNLGVRYDY